In a genomic window of Sutcliffiella sp. FSL R7-0096:
- a CDS encoding substrate-binding domain-containing protein: MELRIGRILMLFVILALFFVALGCEKVDTSLQPEKKSVQNIDVLPEKEAVPNEDRIKIGFSMDTLEEERWLRDRDLFKTAVENFGAEVEILAANGDDALQVLQAETLISQGVDLLVVVPHNAEAAATIVKKAHLAGIKVLSYDRLIKNADIDLYVSFDNERVGELQAESITKLVPKGKYVYIGGADTDNNAHLLKKGVFNVLQPLIDNGDITVVYDQWTKNWLPSNAYANMQEALNANGGKIDAVIAANDATAGMAIQVLMEAGIAGDIPVAGQDAELAATQRIVEGTQTMTVYKPIPTLAEEAARLAVAMARGEYIDIDRKVNNGKVEVSSVLLSPIAVNRENIDETVIADGFHLEEDVYEGNKR, encoded by the coding sequence ATGGAGCTAAGAATAGGTAGAATTCTAATGCTGTTTGTCATACTTGCTCTGTTTTTTGTAGCCTTGGGCTGTGAAAAGGTAGATACGTCCCTGCAACCGGAAAAGAAATCTGTCCAGAACATTGACGTACTGCCGGAAAAAGAGGCAGTTCCTAATGAGGATAGAATAAAAATTGGTTTTTCCATGGATACCTTGGAAGAGGAAAGATGGCTCAGAGACCGCGACCTATTCAAGACAGCAGTAGAAAATTTCGGCGCAGAAGTAGAAATACTCGCAGCAAACGGAGATGACGCCCTGCAGGTCCTCCAGGCGGAAACTTTAATCAGTCAAGGTGTCGACCTCCTTGTAGTGGTCCCGCACAACGCCGAAGCTGCAGCGACAATCGTCAAGAAGGCACACCTTGCAGGAATAAAAGTGCTCTCCTATGACAGACTTATCAAAAATGCAGATATCGACCTCTATGTTTCTTTTGACAATGAACGTGTAGGGGAACTGCAGGCAGAGTCCATTACAAAACTTGTCCCCAAAGGCAAATATGTCTACATTGGCGGTGCGGATACCGATAACAATGCCCACCTGTTAAAAAAGGGGGTATTCAACGTTCTGCAGCCTTTGATTGATAATGGTGATATTACGGTTGTATATGATCAGTGGACTAAAAATTGGTTGCCAAGTAATGCTTATGCCAACATGCAGGAAGCCTTGAATGCCAATGGTGGAAAGATAGATGCAGTCATTGCGGCAAATGATGCAACGGCAGGTATGGCCATTCAAGTCTTAATGGAGGCGGGAATTGCAGGAGATATTCCCGTTGCAGGGCAGGATGCAGAGCTTGCTGCCACCCAAAGGATTGTCGAAGGCACCCAGACGATGACTGTTTATAAACCTATTCCCACTCTTGCGGAGGAAGCGGCAAGACTTGCTGTGGCAATGGCAAGGGGAGAATATATCGACATCGATCGTAAAGTTAACAATGGAAAAGTGGAAGTGTCATCCGTGTTACTTTCGCCGATAGCAGTGAATAGGGAAAATATCGATGAAACAGTGATTGCGGATGGATTTCATTTGGAAGAAGATGTGTATGAAGGGAATAAAAGATAA
- a CDS encoding response regulator, giving the protein MIKLLIVDDEQIEREGMQTILKRNFPDLQIKQAKNGKMAVEMAADFTPDLILMDIKMPGMNGLEAVEQISAKHPKTKFIMVTAYDTFGYVKAAIKLGVKDYILKPSKISEIKTTVGKVLEQIEQEKAQQTKNQLQEAALEKTLTLVETDVVTQLLFDHVHEVHVDMLVEMLDIPSTNEMFAMIVLLPSGFESNYSMIKKKVRQSKSGWVGALYGNQLPIIVFRQPDKTYRSQASTLARDILSIAKKGYSTDWFIGIGEVCSSLDQVRQSYQDALMATMDSKAMSNYRFYTDIHSSPDVRNSHLDKNHQKEYADLIRLGQWDDVYKNVMNTFQCYENEGANLLHSQQRILEVLWIISRVMNEMGVETATPLYSVQTTNYRQLRSETRQLLEVMKQSFDDHYNHLEADTIQQIKQYIMDHSHQDISLDTLARKVGLSPIYISKMFKEKQGINYIDFLTECRMEKAKRLMYDLEKSIKEITFEVGYHDPNYFSKVFKKMTSVSPKEYRKTLLRNKV; this is encoded by the coding sequence TGATGGATATCAAGATGCCCGGGATGAACGGATTAGAAGCAGTGGAACAAATCAGTGCCAAACACCCAAAGACAAAATTCATCATGGTCACCGCATACGATACATTCGGCTATGTCAAGGCGGCTATCAAGCTTGGTGTCAAAGATTATATTCTAAAGCCTAGTAAAATTAGCGAAATTAAAACGACAGTCGGGAAAGTACTGGAGCAGATCGAGCAGGAGAAGGCCCAGCAAACCAAGAACCAGCTCCAGGAAGCGGCATTAGAAAAAACGCTGACCCTCGTTGAGACTGATGTCGTAACACAGCTGCTGTTCGACCACGTGCATGAAGTGCATGTGGACATGCTAGTGGAGATGCTTGATATCCCTTCGACCAATGAGATGTTCGCCATGATAGTCCTATTGCCATCAGGATTTGAATCGAATTATTCCATGATCAAGAAAAAGGTAAGGCAGTCAAAAAGCGGGTGGGTAGGAGCGCTATATGGAAATCAACTACCAATCATTGTGTTTCGGCAGCCAGATAAGACCTATCGATCCCAGGCTAGTACACTTGCGCGAGATATTCTATCTATTGCCAAAAAAGGATATAGTACCGATTGGTTCATCGGAATAGGGGAGGTTTGCAGCTCTCTGGACCAGGTTCGCCAATCCTATCAGGACGCGCTCATGGCTACAATGGATTCAAAAGCTATGTCCAACTATCGTTTCTATACAGATATCCATAGTAGTCCGGATGTACGAAATAGCCACTTGGACAAAAATCATCAAAAAGAATATGCCGACCTAATCCGACTTGGCCAATGGGATGATGTGTATAAGAATGTCATGAACACTTTTCAATGCTATGAAAATGAAGGAGCCAACTTACTGCACAGCCAGCAACGGATACTTGAGGTCCTCTGGATTATTTCGCGTGTGATGAACGAAATGGGAGTGGAGACCGCAACGCCACTCTATTCCGTACAAACAACAAATTATCGCCAGCTTCGCTCGGAGACAAGGCAACTCCTTGAGGTGATGAAACAATCTTTTGACGACCACTACAACCACTTGGAGGCAGATACCATTCAGCAAATAAAACAGTATATCATGGACCACTCACATCAGGATATATCGCTCGATACATTGGCCCGGAAAGTTGGCTTAAGCCCTATTTATATCAGTAAGATGTTCAAGGAAAAGCAGGGCATCAACTATATCGACTTCCTGACGGAATGCAGGATGGAAAAAGCGAAGCGGCTCATGTACGATTTGGAAAAGAGCATCAAGGAAATTACGTTTGAAGTCGGCTACCATGATCCAAATTATTTCAGCAAGGTATTTAAAAAAATGACCAGCGTTTCACCAAAAGAGTATCGTAAAACACTGCTCCGAAATAAAGTTTAA